One segment of Oreochromis niloticus isolate F11D_XX linkage group LG8, O_niloticus_UMD_NMBU, whole genome shotgun sequence DNA contains the following:
- the LOC109203253 gene encoding mucin-5AC, producing MANKPAGRGLYIQENPDADECCENIPPGGTVKAGTSKLKWPHEENKPLSDTCIFSTPAPTSSKPKSRISFQSALTPILKYLNIANKSPEISTHENNRRQTLSLFSFGTATADCQESTKGSVQQLNSDPPSSYSGQLFSGMDGPVSFLGDECLPEVTLFDSTCDSTIQLTRNDSPAPDSAPASSASTSPEINIPEIHPPDLSEHTATTDITDPDVKMIDASQNKQQAPVPWLILDKFLPEITLLDVTHDSPLSPEEQPFSMDVTQDLPPLDLKLDRSLSELSGKTAAQPSSSDVISGEKLPSTSVQSDKCVGESTAKTSLDVTQDITMGSVLENSKSSSEHSECNIETSQASAGGNPANITREIISSSDISAHSNMESSANQKVTSEIREEPVEFSDTREANNKELIASHETKSASKPSGQNMKMSSASPDDTFSSQPANITHDITSSSDTSAQSVRSTSNMECSSSQKNVTSEIVESCHKVNDEDTELKNYATQPSPKASDSGNGTFNVVQAADLSVSTDLNPTASVSHSQNKTLDLPPFNVSCTKDGTSGQAGFGTIETAPITNQNCSSLKECAPFAVQNTTFEKHSQQKCSGSTVLGEDLKNNTFDSQPPSKKSDTITLLETVQSESSQNASKPNSTITLTEISSNDGHQSASKPNGTINLSEANPSDGHHNTSRQNGTITLSETSSCNIRPRSSEKPSTPELSNLTNSLKDNNIDVAPEPSKHNVSTDAKDHSAKEAETHDDASEGGSCETKDLSGLPVVGGLADSLNRQSFGTVNHKAKSFDLDDTLDLKTDFLITSTPMTSCKIFNLNTEHVEGLHIGAQKKLYTDGPGKPADQVPSDPPSNLVCDRKTFLKQPAAKSLCPPPKAGAQLMKSKSHSSIPARLNTVASSLPTKRQRTQAEASRNTAATAPDAPQGTTGVTSCYNLRATATGSKLPACGSQRSQLSGIPSGIQRATMCLRPPLTGSSTAISSSTNKLCGPTATNPVTKTSQAKKHPLTRAESLLVSKRKKMDASDPCNSLEAPVSACDATNKATILKQPSKRALPAKAQGEEAAVPACMSEPSKACNAPSRARALKQPGISNKALLPKTQIHSCAKCAELEEQLKLISEENTRLKEELLKYTKQDVPVKSRC from the exons ATGGCCAACAAACCAGCCGGGCGAGGCTTATACATTCAGGAAAATCCAGATGCCGATGAGTGCTGTGAAAACATTCCACCCGGGGGCACTGTTAAAGCTGGGACTTCTAAACTCAAATGGCCCCATGAAGAAAACAAGCCTCTTTCTGACACCTGTATCTTTTCAACCCCTGCTCCAACAAGCAGCAAGCCAAAGTCACGGATTTCTTTCCAGTCTGCTCTGACACCAATTTTAAAATACTTAAATATCGCCAACAAATCTCCAGAAATTTCAACACATGAAAATAATCGTCGTCAGACACTTTCTCTTTTCTCCTTTGGTACAGCCACAGCAGATTGTCAAGAATCAACAAAAGGTTCTGTCCAACAGTTAAACTCAGATCCCCCTAGTAGCTATTCTGGGCAATTATTCAGTGGCATGGATGGTCCTGTGTCCTTTCTAGGTGATGAATGCTTGCCAGAAGTGACTCTATTTGATTCTACTTGTGATTCTACCATACAGCTTACTAGAAATGACTCCCCTGCCCCTGACAGCGCACCTGCATCTTCTGCGAGCACAAGCCCTGAAATAAATATTCCTGAAATCCATCCTCCTGATCTTTCAGAACATACGGCGACAACAGATATTACAGACCCGGATGTCAAAATGATTGATGCCTCCCAGAACAAGCAACAAGCTCCAGTCCCATGGCTGATACTTGACAAATTCTTGCCAGAAATTACTCTCCTTGATGTTACACATGATTCACCATTATCACCAGAAGAACAGCCATTCTCTATGGATGTAACTCAGGATCTTCCACCGCTTGATTTGAAACTTGACAGGTCTTTGTCGGAGCTCAGTGGAAAAACTGCAGCACAGCCTAGCAGTTCAGATGTCATCTCGGGCGAAAAATTGCCAAGTACAAGTGTACAATCCGACAAGTGTGTGGGggaaagcacagcaaaaacctctttggaTGTAACTCAGGACATTACTATGGGAAGTGTTTTGGAAAACAGCAAATCTTCATCAGAGCACAGTGAATGTAATATAGAGACGAGTCAAGCATCAGCAGGGGGAAATCCTGCCAATATTACTCGAGAAATAATATCTTCTAGTGACATATCTGCACACTCTAATATGGAGTCCAGCGCTAATCAAAAAGTAACCTCGGAGATCCGGGAAGAACCTGTGGAGTTTTCTGATACACGTGAAGCTAACAATAAAGAGCTGATTGCCAGCCATGAAACAAAGTCAGCCAGCAAGCCCAGTGGACAAAATATGAAGATGAGCTCAGCATCACCTGATGATACATTCAGCAGCCAACCAGCTAATATTACACATGACATAACCTCGTCCAGTGACACGTCAGCTCAGAGTGTAAGGTCTACATCTAATATGGAGTGTAGTAGTAGTCAAAAGAACGTCACCTCAGAAATTGTGGAATCTTGTCACAAAGTAAACGATGAGGACACTGAGTTGAAAAACTATGCGACACAGCCAAGCCCAAAAGCATCAGACTCCGGGAATGGGACATTTAATGTCGTGCAGGCCGCTGATCTGAGCGTGTCTACTGATTTAAATCCTACTGCTTCAGTTTCCCACTCTCAGAATAAGACACTTGATCTTCCTCCATTTAATGTAAGCTGCACCAAAGATGGGACTTCAGGTCAGGCAGGTTTTGGCACCATTGAAACAGCCCCCATCACAAATCAAAATTGCTCATCTTTAAAGGAATGTGCTCCATTTGCTGTGCAGAACACCACCTTTGAGAAGCATTCCCAGCAAAAATGCAGTGGCAGCACAGTATTAGGGGAAGACCTCAAGAACAACACCTTTGATTCTCAACCACCTTCCAAGAAGAGCGACACAATAACTTTGTTGGAAACAGTCCAGAGTGAAAGTAGCCAAAATGCTTCAAAGCCTAATAGCACAATAACTCTGACAGAAATCAGCTCAAATGAcggtcaccaaagtgcttccaAGCCAAATGGAACAATAAATTTATCAGAGGCGAACCCGAGTGACGGTCACCACAATACCTCCAGGCAGAACGGCACCATAACTTTGTCAGAGACAAGCTCATGCAACATCCGCCCGAGGTCTTCAGAGAAGCCCTCCACACCTGAACTCAGTAATCTAACCAATAGCCTTAAAGACAACAATATTGACGTTGCCCCTGAACCATCAAAGCATAATGTGTCGACAGATGCTAAGGACCATAGTGCCAAGGAGGCTGAAACCCATGATGACGCTTCTGAAGGTGGTAGCTGTGAGACTAAAGATCTTTCAGGTCTGCCTGTGGTGGGCGGGCTCGCCGATTCTTTAAACCGTCAAAGCTTTGGTACGGTGAACCACAAAGCCAAGTCTTTCGATTTGGATGACACCCTggatttaaagacagacttctTGATTACTTCAACACCAATGACTAGCTGTAAAATATTCAACTTGAACACTGAGCATGTTGAGGGCTTACACATAGGAGCACAGAAGAAGCTGTACACAGATGGTCCTGGGAAGCCAGCTGATCAGGTGCCATCAGACCCTCCATCAAACCTCGTCTGTGACCGTAAAACATTCTTGAAACAGCCAGCTGCTAAATCCCTTTGCCCTCCTCCGAAAGCTGGAGCTCAGCTGATGAAATCAAAGTCACATTCCTCAATTCCAGCCAGGTTGAATACAGTGGCATCCAGCTTACCTACGAAAAGACAAAGAACCCAAGCTGAAGCTTCAAGAAACACTGCTGCCACTGCCCCTGATGCACCCCAGGGG acCACAGGAGTAACATCCTGCTACAACCTGCGTGCTACAGCAACAG GATCCAAGCTGCCCGCTTGTGGCTCACAAAGATCGCAGCTTAGTGGAATCCCATCAGGGATCCAGAGAGCTACGATGTGCCTTAGGCCACCTTTAACAGGAAGCAGTACAGCAATTTCTTCAAGTACCAACAAGCTCTGTGGACCTACAG CAACTAATCCTGTGACCAAGACTTCACAAGCAAAGAAGCACCCTCTAACCAGAGCTGAAAGTTTGCTAGTgtcaaagaggaagaaaatgg ATGCTTCCGATCCATGCAATAGTCTCGAAGCTCCAGTATCTGCCTGTGATGCTACAAACAAAGCCACAATCCTCAAGCAGCCCAGTAAGAGAGCTTTGCCTGCCAAAGCTCAAGGAGAAG AGGCTGCAGTGCCAGCATGTATGAGTGAACCCTCAAAAGCGTGTAATGCTCCCAGCAGAGCCAGGGCCCTGAAGCAGCCTGGAATCAGCAATAAAGCACTACTACCTAAAACCCAAATCCACA GTTGTGCAAAATGTGCTGAGCTTGAAGAACAACTTAAACTGATATCAGAAGAAAACACAAGGCTGAAAGAAG AGTTGCTGAAATACACTAAACAAGATGTCCCAGTGAAATCCCGGTGTTAA
- the si:ch211-136m16.8 gene encoding titin homolog, giving the protein MDPESPLSRVERTLWTVWYYITGAVNRFIRPQPADTVNNDPNTNQESAAEIKHPPSDSADGHSSRGGVEEEQLVATSSLLSSSHPIVEWERCTTEIDLGVDEESMQYKTQLRKVDESKEDGEGKREEQRRKTGNDNSNDSRAKEDERETMEIEKMGTCAGLVEPGNDEREHAASGTQTFSGVAICQKRTEEETDAENATVRLGLPTDHLTKEENMKETQVNEEKDQTHDKDKEDLEAEDTERKEEDDDKLRSEDERELEAENAEVKACIATGISPDDVDHMHKGEAEVQQHDAVLLDDHSGREELVKETRLKEENDKADHEEEQDSEAKTTEVAEEYNNMHCENDNLEAESNEFKVCIAKSPNKEDYVHKGEGEVEKNDAMTPDHHPREDEIIKDTQIKEEDETVDHEEERDLEADTEINVCSIKDLSPEDEAHRYDGDAEVQKNDAVTLDDHPREDEITKETQLEEEDDKMQHEDEQDLEAEDTEVQVCITTDISPVLDDHKQETEAKLQKTDAATLDDHPREDETKETQLEEEDDKLLHEDEQDLEAEDTEIKVCISTGLSLNDDDNDHLQEIESEVQKNDAVTPDEHPREDEMFKEDNLKEEDEKTDRADEQDLEAEDTEIPEEDDRTDYEDEQHLGAEGTEVQLCIITDISPVLDDHKQETEAELQKTDAATLDDHPREDETKETQLEEEDDKLLHEDEQDLEAEDTEIKVCISTGLSLNDDDNDHLQEIESEVQKNDTVTPDEHPREDEMFKEAHLKEEDEKTDHPDEQDLEAEHTEIKVSISTSLSPDDDDNDRLEEIESEVQQNDAVTLDEHPREDAITKETQLEEEDDKMQHEDEQDLEAEDTEVPEEDDKTDYEDKKHLGAEGTEIKVSIGTSLSPDDDDNDRLEEIESEVQKNDAVTLDEHPREDETKETQLEEEDDKLQHEDEQDLEAEGTEVQLCMTTDISPVLDDHKQETEAELQKTDTVTLDDHPIEDEMFKEDNLKEEDEKTDHADEQDLEAEDTEVPEEDDKTDYEDEQHLGAEGTEVQLCITTDISSVLDDHKQETEAEVQKTDTATLDDHPIEDESKETQLEEEDDKLQHEDEQDLEPETVEAAEDDDKTDTEMKVSIGTDISPEEEAEVQKNDVMTLEDLPMTDNIIKETELKEEDDKTQHEDEQGLDSEACDVVLQLDSENVIKSEEKTSQVENQLSAFGDQPDTSVDMLTVITKSYAMTHSSENDEGEKEKGVETEQPATNETTEVPDLDENIGTEAEDTEGENLLTEYDLSGKEAALKTTSQLHTAGFTDKHEEDVRVPGTVTDISAEERLIDQDQEKKESVSGEAYTGEFYSEIIHSSTSVTVKPEGETTQETDEEFKNTPPGISEGQCAVLQELNTPTCEEILEGVSKYNNELRGADENTTQRFLEAGDCEEIPATQLPEEVESGDQESLENSGCRTGADYLLLKESMEEKQESKEETETSFGLFVEEHEGTPDLELEAERKLVEGVIQESGLDKEEGKLLTSSMKTEVTGTHLGLLDETERRSEGLHDDGSGSTGGDCETREAVAAAEVVEFVIQESVAAIKLDQSISRPLSLQEDTSEYGSVRPSAETEPISVDDSSVEMQGKATEREGRGCEDEEEEAEDGIQTLNEIDLQITKETAGELITETGGTESPLNAELEITQNSETQEINNQSPHRALEISETQIIVAETADEPRPEDLPVTSSERKGGSVSGYQDVIDEEILDLWIETVMSEDTDEIKQEEPKPGQLLDDKTDTLNEEQGETSTENEIVSLAEAICRESEAISDTEMSSSTVESGFLDQSLSESCIQSSETQLLKSTSTDSLQGIHDLVASVSTDIFDDITQPQTQDLLTKESAEAEKESVADIEAQSHLNQESPEKAEERAETLETESGSQKAYEDVEEEADVTKMTTQSAPSHDKKVEAEEEHPEVTASDSSDELKPAESEESESDSQNEPEKDTLNLSSLDRPQPAHSLLFPVLNEAQVAKEPTIESGNKVDGPVLDFAVQRSRIAVKNPRVRPPKNPRSLLHMPSEEPTPTPTPSSRLPVKLPGGVPLGGIGIGIKLPGLGAGFPVLKKTQRAVRDENTQETVSQEPETKPEEKSDAPPQEEEEAPKKPKWMPPKHPGGFGNPLMAELKTKLKKTPKE; this is encoded by the exons ATGGACCCTGAAAGTCCCTTGTCCCGCGTGGAGAGAACTTTGTGGACAGTCTGG tacTACATAACTGGAGCTGTAAACAGATTCATCAGGCCACAGCCCGCTGACACTGTCAACAATGACCCAAACACAAATCAGGAATCTGCAGCTGAAATCAAGCACCCTCCCTCTGACTCAGCAGACGGtcacagcagcagaggaggTGTCGAGGAGGAGCAGCTTGTCGCAACATCCTCTCTGCTGAGCTCGTCTCACCCCATCGTCGAATGGGAACGTTGCACCACAGAAATCGACTTAGGGGTTGATGAGGAAAGCATGCAGTACAAAACCCAGCTGAGAAAAGTCGACGAGAGCAAAGAGGATGGTGAGGGCAAGAGAGAGGAACAGCGCAGAAAGACAGGAAATGATAATTCAAATGATTCAAGAGCAAAAGAAGACGAACGAGAGACGATGGAGATCGAAAAAATGGGCACTTGTGCAGGACTTGTGGAGCCTGGAAATGATGAACGTGAACATGCCGcttctggaacacaaactttttCCGGGGTTGCAATATGCCAAAAAAGAACTGAGGAGGAAACTGATGCTGAGAATGCAACAGTGAGATTAGGGTTGCCCACTGATCATCTAACAAAGGAGGAAAATATGAAAGAAACCCAAGTAAACGAAGAAAAGGATCAGACGCATGATAAAGACAAGGAAGACCTTGAAGCAGAAGACactgagagaaaagaagaagatgatgataaACTGCGCAGTGAAGATGAGCGAGAGTTAGAAGCAGAAAACGCTGAGGTAAAAGCATGCATAGCTACAGGTATAAGTCCAGATGATGTGGATCACATGCACAAAGGAGAGGCAGAGGTACAGCAGCATGATGCAGTGTTACTGGATGATCATTCAGGAAGGGAGGAACTTGTTAAAGAAACCCGACTGAAGGAAGAAAATGATAAAGCAGATCATGAAGAGGAACAAGATTCAGAAGCAAAAACAACTGAAGTAGCAGAGGAATATAACAACATGCACTGTGAAAATGACAATTTGGAAGCAGAAAGCAACGAGTTCAAAGTATGCATAGCAAAAAGTCCAAATAAAGAGGATTACGTACACAAAGGGGAAGGAGAGGTAGAAAAGAATGATGCGATGACACCAGATCATCATCCAAGAGAGGACGAAATTATCAAAGACACCCAAATAAAGGAAGAAGATGAAACAGTTGACCATGAAGAAGAGCGAGATTTAGAAGCAGACACAGAGATAAACGTGTGCAGTATCAAGGATTTAAGTCCAGAAGATGAGGCTCATAGGTACGACGGAGACGCAGAGGTACAGAAGAATGATGCAGTGACACTGGATGATCATCCAAGAGAGGATGAAATTACTAAAGAAACTCAGTTAGAGGAAGAAGATGATAAAATGCAGCATGAAGATGAACAAGATttagaagcagaagacactgaGGTGCAAGTGTGCATAACTACAGATATTAGTCCAGTACTGGATGATCACAAGCAGGAAACAGAAGCCAAGTTACAGAAAACTGATGCAGCGACACTGGATGATCATCCAAGAGAGGATGAAACAAAAGAAACTCAGTTAGAGGAAGAAGATGATAAACTGCTGCATGAAGATGAGCAAGATTTGGAAGCAGAAGACACTGAGATAAAAGTGTGCATTAGCACAGGTTTAAGTctaaatgatgatgataatgatcaCCTGCAGGAAATAGAGTCTGAAGTACAGAAGAATGATGCAGTGACCCCGGATGAACATCCAAGAGAGGATGAAATGTTCAAAGAAGACAACTTAAAGGAAGAAGATGAAAAAACAGATCGTGCAGATGAACAAGATTTGGAAGCAGAAGACACTGAGATACCAGAAGAAGATGATAGAACAGACTATGAAGATGAACAGCATTTAGGAGCAGAGGGCACTGAGGTCCAACTGTGCATAATTACAGATATTAGTCCAGTACTGGATGATCACAAGCAGGAAACAGAAGCCGAGTTACAGAAAACTGATGCAGCGACACTGGATGATCATCCAAGAGAGGATGAAACAAAAGAAACTCAGTTAGAGGAAGAAGATGATAAACTGCTGCATGAAGATGAGCAAGATTTGGAAGCAGAAGACACTGAGATAAAAGTGTGCATTAGCACAGGTTTAAGTctaaatgatgatgataatgatcaCCTGCAGGAAATAGAGTCTGAAGTACAGAAGAATGATACAGTGACCCCGGATGAACATCCAAGAGAGGATGAAATGTTCAAAGAAGCCCACCTAAAGGAAGAAGATGAAAAAACAGATCATCCAGATGAACAAGATTTGGAAGCAGAACACACTGAGATTAAAGTGTCCATTAGCACAAGTTTAAGTCccgatgatgatgataatgatcgCCTGGAAGAAATAGAGTCTGAAGTACAGCAGAATGATGCAGTGACACTAGATGAACATCCAAGAGAGGATGCGATTACTAAAGAAACCCAGTTAGAGGAAGAAGATGATAAAATGCAGCATGAAGATGAACAAGATTTGgaagcagaagacactgaaGTACCAGAGGAAGATGATAAAACAGACTATGAAGATAAAAAGCATTTAGGAGCAGAGGGCACTGAGATTAAAGTGTCCATTGGCACAAGTTTAAGTCccgatgatgatgataatgatcgCCTGGAAGAAATAGAGTCTGAAGTACAGAAGAATGATGCAGTGACACTGGATGAACATCCAAGAGAGGATGAAACCAAAGAAACCCAGTTAGAGGAAGAAGATGATAAACTGCAGCATGAAGATGAACAAGATTTGGAAGCAGAGGGCACTGAGGTCCAACTGTGCATGACTACAGATATAAGTCCAGTACTGGATGATCACAAGCAGGAAACAGAAGCCGAGTTACAGAAAACTGATACAGTGACACTGGATGATCATCCAATAGAAGATGAAATGTTCAAAGAAGACAACTTAAAGGAAGAAGATGAAAAAACAGATCATGCAGATGAACAAGATTTGgaagcagaagacactgaaGTACCAGAAGAAGATGATAAAACAGACTATGAAGATGAACAGCATTTAGGAGCAGAGGGCACTGAGGTCCAACTGTGCATAACTACAGATATAAGTTCAGTACTGGATGATCATaagcaggaaactgaggctgagGTACAGAAAACTGATACAGCGACACTGGATGATCATCCAATAGAAGATGAAAGCAAAGAAACTCAATTAGAGGAAGAAGATGATAAACTGCAGCATGAAGATGAACAAGATTTAGAGCCAGAAACTGTTGAGGCAGCAGAGGACGATGATAAAACCGACACTGAGATGAAAGTGAGCATAGGTACAGATATAAGTCCAGAAGAGGAGGCAGAGGTACAGAAAAATGATGTAATGACACTGGAAGATCTTCCAATGACAGATAACATTATTAAAGAAACCGAGTTAAAGGAAGAAGATGATAAAACGCAGCATGAAGATGAACAAGGTTTAGATTCAGAAGCCTGTGATGTTGTGCTACAGCTGGACTCCGAAAATGTAATCAAATCAGAGGAGAAAACAAGTCAAGTTGAGAATCAGCTCTCAGCCTTTGGAGACCAGCCAGATACATCAGTGGATATGCTCACTGTTATCACAAAATCTTATGCGATGActcatagcagtgaaaatgatgaaggtGAGAAAGAGAAGGGGGTTGAGACAGAGCAGCCTGCCACCAACGAGACAACAGAAGTGCCAGATCTGGACGAGAACATCGGaacagaagcagaagacactgaaGGAGAAAATCTTTTAACTGAATATGATTTATCCGGTAAAGAAGCTGCACTGAAGACTACTTcacagctgcacacagctggaTTCACAGATAAACACGAGGAGGATGTGAGGGTCCCAGGGACAGTAACAGATATTTCAGCAGAAGAGAGACTCATTGATCAAGAtcaagaaaaaaaggagagcgTCTCCGGTGAAGCCTACACCGGAGAATTTTACAGCGAAATTATACATTCAAGCACCTCAGTTACAGTAAAGCCCGAAGGCGAGACTACGCAGGAAACGGACGAAGAATTTAAAAACACTCCCCCGGGGATCAGTGAAGGCCAGTGTGCCGTGCTGCAGGAACTAAATACTCCAACATGTGAGGAAATTCTAGAGGGAGTTTCCAAATATAACAATGAGCTTCGGGGGGCCGATGAAAATACAACACAAAGGTTCCTGGAAGCAGGAGATTGTGAGGAAATCCCGGCAACTCAATTACCAGAAGAGGTGGAGAGCGGAGATCAGGAGAGCCTTGAAAACAGTGGCTGCAGGACTGGAGCTGACTATTTACTGCTGAAGGAGTCCATGGAAGAGAAACAAGAAAGCAAAGAAGAGACTGAGACGAGCTTTGGTTTGTTTGTGGAGGAGCACGAGGGAACACCGGACCTTGAACTAGAGGCAGAGAGAAAGCTTGTTGAAGGAGTAATTCAAGAATCAGGACTTgacaaagaagaaggaaaattaCTGACAAGTTCAATGAAGACAGAGGTGACTGGAACACATCTTGGTTTATTGGACGAGACGGAGAGGAGATCAGAAGGGCTGCACGATGATGGCAGCGGATCTACAGGAGGTGACTGTGAAACAAGAGAAGCGGTTGCAGCAGCAGAAGTGGTTGAATTCGTCATTCAGGAATCAGTAGCAGCCATAAAGTTGGACCAAAGCATCAGCAGGCCATTAAGTTTACAAGAAGACACGAGTGAGTATGGGTCTGTGAGACCCTCAGCTGAAACTGAGCCTATATCAGTTGATGATAGCTCTGTTGAAATGCAAGGTAAAGCCACTGAAAGAGAAGGAAGGGGTTGtgaagatgaagaggaggaagcagaAGATGGAATCCAGACCTTAAATGAAATTGATCTACAGATAACTAAAGAAACTGCAGGTGAGCTAATCACAGAAACAGGAGGAACAGAGAGTCCTCTGAATGCAGAATTGgaaataactcaaaactctGAGACTCAGGAGATAAACAATCAGTCGCCACACAGAGCACTTGAGATAAGTGAGACACAAATAATAGTAGCTGAAACAGCTGACGAACCCAGACCAGAGGATTTGCCAGTGACGTCATCAGAGAGAAAAGGTGGCTCAGTCAGTGGATATCAAGATGTGATTGATGAAGAAATCCTTGACTTGTGGATTGAGACGGTGATGTCAGAGGACACTGATGAGATTAAACAGGAAGAGCCCAAGCCAGGGCAGCTATTGGACGACAAAACAGACACTTTAAATGAGGAGCAAGGTGAAACATCAACAGAGAATGAGATAGTGTCACTAGCAGAGGCCATTTGTAGGGAATCTGAGGCCATAAGTGACACAGAAATGTCTTCGTCAACTGTGGAGTCTGGATTTCTGGACCAATCTCTCAGTGAATCGTGTATTCAGAGCAGCGAGACTCAGCTGCTGAAATCAACGAGCACTGACTCTCTCCAGGGGATCCATGACCTGGTGGCTAGCGTGTCCACAGACATCTTTGATGATATCACACAACCTCAAACTCAGGACTTACTGACAAAGGAATCAGCTGAGGCGGAGAAGGAATCGGTCGCTGACATAGAAGCTCAATCACATCTAAATCAGGAATCTCcagaaaaagcagaagaaagagCTGAAACATTAGAGACTGAAAGTGGATCACAGAAAGCGTATGAGGATGTTGAAGAAGAAGCAGATGTAACAAAAATGACAACACAGAGCGCTCCTTCGCACGACAAGAAGGTAGAAGCTGAGGAGGAGCATCCTGAGGTAACCGCGTCTGATTCTTCAGATGAACTCAAACCCGCTGAGTCTGAAGAATCTGAAAGCGACTCACAAAATGAACCTGAGAAGGACACACTGAACTTGTCCTCACTGGATAGACCACAGCCTGCACATTCATTGTTATTCCCTGTGCTAAACGAGGCCCAGGTGGCCAAAGAGCCAACAATCGAATCTGGGAATAAG GTGGATGGCCCTGTGCTGGACTTTGCTGTGCAAAGGTCACGAATTGCTGTTAAGAACCCTCGTGTAAGGCCACCTAAAAATCCCCGCTCCCTGCTCCATATGCCCTCAGAGGAACCCACACCCACACCTACACCATCTTCGCGTTTGCCGGTCAAACTCCCTGGAGGTGTGCCTTTAGGAGGCATAGGTATTGGAATAAAACTCCCTG GGCTCGGTGCtggatttcctgttttaaaaaagacacaGCGGGCAGTGAGAGATGAAAATACCCAGGAAACAGTGTCACAG GAACCTGAAACAAAGCCAGAGGAAAAGAGCGACGCTCCcccacaggaggaggaggaggcaccAAAGAAGCCTAAATGGATGCCACCAAAACATCCCGG AGGATTTGGAAATCCCCTGATGGCAGAGCTAAAGAccaaactgaagaaaacaccAAAGGAGTGA